One Ornithinicoccus hortensis genomic window, GCCTGGTCTGGATCGAGGCGGACCCGGCGACCGGGGTCACGCAGGAGCAGGTGGCGCAGGTGGTGGGCGGGCGCACCGCCGTGGTGCTGCTCAGCCACGTCGCCTACCGCTCCGGCTACCTCGCCGACGCACCCGCGATCACCACGGCGGTGCACGCGGCCGGCGGGTTGGTGCTGTGGGACCTGTGCCACTCCGCCGGCTCGGTCCCGGTCGAACTGGATGCCTGGCAGGTCGACGCCGCGGTGGGCTGCACCTACAAGTACCTCAACGGCGGGCCGGGGTCCCCGGCCTTCGCCTACCTGGCGCAGCGGCACCAGGCGACGGTGCGCCAGCCGGTGCAGGGCTGGATGGGGCGGCGCGACCCGTTCCTGATGGGGCCTGGCTACGAGCCCGCCCCCGGGGTCCGTTCCCTGGTGAGCGGCACCCCACCGGTGGTCGCCATGGTGCCGGTCCGGGCGGGGGTGCAGATGCTGGCCGAGGCCGGCATCGGGGCCGTCCGCGAGAAGTCCCTGGCGCTGACCGACTTCGCCTGGGACATCGTGGCGTCCTGGCCCGCCGAGCTCGGCGTCAGCATCGCCTCGCCGCGGGAGCACGAGTGCCGCGGCGGCCACATCACCATCCGCCGGCACGACTTCGCGGAGGTCAACCGCGAGCTCTGGCAGCGCGGGGTGATCCCGGACTTCCGGGAGCCCGACGGGCTGCGCCTGGGCCTGGCGCCGCTGTCCACCACGTTCGCGGAGGTGGCCGCCGGGCTCGCGGTGGTCCGGGGGCTGATCGGTCCCTGAGCGGGACGTAGGGTGCTGCCGTGACGGACTTCGACCTCGTGATCATCGGCAGCGGCTCGGGCAACTCTCTGGTCACGCCCGACTTCGACGGGTCGCGGGTGGCCGTGGTGGAACGGGGCACCTTCGGCGGCACCTGCCTCAACGTGGGCTGCATCCCGACCAAGATGTTCGTGTATGCCGCGGACGTCGCCACCACCATCCGGGAGGCCTCCCGCTACGGCGTCGACGCCACCCTGGACGGGGTGCGCTGGCAGGACATCCGGGACCGGGTCTTCGGCCGGATCGACCCGATCTCGGCCGGGGGCCGGGACTACCGGGTCGACGGACCCAACACCACGGCATACCTCGGGCAGGCCACGTTCACCGGCCCCGGACAGCTCGAGGTCGAGATCACCCAGCCCGGTGGGGAGCACGCGGTCGGCCAGCGGGTCCCGATCACCGGGAAGCAGATCGTGCTCGCCGCCGGCAGCCGCGCGGTCGTGCCGGACGTGTTCACCGACTCCGGTGTGCCGTTCCACACCTCGGACACCATCATGCGGATCGAGGAGCTGCCCGGCAGCCTGGCGATCGTCGGCGGTGGGTTCATCGCGGCCGAGTTCGCGCACGTGTTCTCGGCGCTCGGGGTCCGGGTCCACCAGATCGCCCGCGGTGACGCGCTGCTGCGACACCTGGACACCGAGATCAGCCAGCGGTTCACCGAGCAGGCCCGGCAGCAGTGGGACGTCCGCCTGAACACCCAGGTCACGGGGCTGAGCGAGCAGGACGGTGGGACCGTGCTCGCGCTGTCGGACGGCACCGAACTCGCGGTCGACCAGCTGCTGGTGGCCGTCGGGCGGGTGCCGAACAGCGACGGGATGGGCCTGGACCTGGCCGGGGTCGAGGTCCATGACGACGGGCGGATCAAGGTCGACGAGTTCGGGCGCACCGCGGCGCAGGGCGTCTGGTCGTTGGGCGACGCGAGCTCGCCCTACCAGCTCAAGCACGTGGCCAACCACGAGGCGCGGGCGGTCGCGCACAACCTGGTCCACCCCGAGGACCTGCGTGCCTTCGACCACCGGTACGTGCCCTCGGCCGTCTTCACCCACCCGCAGATCGCCACCGTCGGGCTCACCGAGGACGAGGCCCGCGCGGCCGGGTACCGGGTGAGCGTGAAGGTGCAGAACTACGGCGACACGGCATACGGCTGGGCGATGGAGGACACCACCGGGATCGCCAAGCTGGTCGGGGACGCGGACACCGGCCGGATCCTGGGCGCGCACCTGATGGGGCCGCACGCATCCAGCCTGATCCAGCCGCTGATCCAGGCGATGAGCTTCGACCAGCCGGCGCAGGCCGTGGCCCGCGGGCAGTACTGGATCCACCCCGCGCTCGCCGAGGTGGTGGAGAACGCCCTGCTCGGCCTGCAGTCCTCCTGACCGTTCTCCGCAGGTCGGGACCGTACGATAGGGCCGGACCCGACTGAACCCGAGGACTACGGAGCACGCAGCGATGACGTTTGACTATCAGGTCAAGGACCTGGCGCTGGCCCCCGCCGGCCGGCACCAGATCCGACTGGCCGAGCACGAGATGCCCGGCCTGATGGCCCTGCGCGAGCGGTATGCCGGGAGCCAGCCCCTGGCCGGCGCCCGGATCGCCGGCTCGCTGCACATGACCGTGCAGACCGCGGTGCTCATCGAGACGCTGGTCGCCCTGGGCGCGCAGGTCCGCTGGGCGTCCTGCAATATCTTCTCCACCCAGGACGAGGCGGCCGCCGCGGTCGTCGTCGGTCCGGGCGGCACGGCCGAGGACCCGCAGGGTGTCCCGGTCTTCGCCTGGAAGGGCGAGACGCTGCCGGAGTACTGGTGGTGCACCACCCAGATCCTGGACTGGCCCGGTGACGAGGGCCCCAACATGATCCTGGACGACGGCGGCGACGCCACCCTCCTGGTCCACAAGGGCAAGGAGTGGGAGGCCGCCGGGGCGGTCCCGACCGCCACCGAGGAGGACCCGGAGGAGTACCAGGTCATCCTGCAGACGGTGCGCGAGACCCTCGAGTCCCAGCCGCAGCGGTGGACCACCATCGCCGAGGGGATCAAGGGCGTCACCGAGGAGACGACCACCGGTGTGCACCGGCTCTACCAGCTGCACGAGGCCGGCGAGCTGCTGTTCCCGGCGATCAACGTCAACGACGCGGTCACCAAGTCCAAGTTCGACAACAAGTACGGCTGCCGGCACAGCCTGCTCGACGGCATCAACCGGGCCACCGACGTGCTCATCGGTGGCAAGGTCGCCGTGGTCTGCGGCTACGGGGACGTCGGCAAGGGGTGCGCGGAGGCGCTGGCCGGCCAGGGTGCCCGGGTCATCGTCACCGAGGTCGACCCGATCTGCGCGCTGCAGGCCGCGATGGAGGGCTACCAGGTCGCCCGGCTCGAGGACGTCGTCGACAAGGCCGACTTCTTCGTCACCACGACCGGGTGCAAGGACGTCATCACCGCCGAGCACATGCTGGCCATGAAGGACAAGGCCATCGTGGGCAACATCGGCCACTTCGACAACGAGATCGACATGGCCGGCCTGGCCCGGGTGCCGGGCGTGCAGCGCACCGAGATCAAGCCCCAGGTCCACGAGTGGACCCTCCCGGCACAGGGCGCGGACGCGCCGTCCGGCGAGCGGGACGAGCGCTCGATCATCGTGCTGTCCGAGGGCCGGCTGCTCAACCTGGGCAACGCCACCGGTCACCCCAGCTTCGTGATGTCGAACTCGTTCGCCAACCAGACGCTGGCCCAGATCGAACTGTTCACCCGGCCCGAGGAGTACCCGCTGGGGGTGCACGTGCTGCCCAAGCAGCTCGACGAGGAGGTGGCCCGGCTGCACCTGGAGGCACTGGGCGCCGAGCTCACCGAGCTGACCAAGGAGCAGGCCGAGTACCTCGGCGTGGACGTGGCCGGACCGTACAAGCCGGACCACTACCGGTACTGACCCGGAGCGACCTGCGATGAATCCCAAAGTGCTTGTCGTCGACGATGACCAGGCCCTGGCCGAGATGCTCGGCATCGTGCTGCGCAAGGAGGGTCTGGACGTGGCGCACTGTGCCGACGGCGGTCGTGCCGTGGCCATGTTCCGCGAGTTCCGCCCCGACCTGGTGCTGCTCGACGTGATGCTTCCCTCGATGTCGGGCGTGGAGGTGTGCCGGCACCTGCGGGCCGAGTCCGGCGTGCCGATCGTGATGCTCACCGCCCGCACCGACACCCGAGACGTGGTGGCGGGGCTGGAGGCCGGGGCCGACGACTACGTCGTCAAGCCGTTCAAGCCGCAGGAGCTGCTGGCCCGGATCCGGGCCAGGCTGCGCCGGACGGAGAGCAACCAGACGGAGCAGCTGCGGGTCGGCGACATCGTGATCGACGTGGCCGGGCACACCGTGAAGCGGGACGGGGAGACCCTGCCGCTCACGCCGCTGGAGTTCGACCTGCTGGTGGCCTTGGCGAGCCGGCCCAACCAGGTGTTCGACCGGGAGTCCCTGCTGGAGAAGGTCTGGGGCTACCGCCACGCCGGTGACACCCGGCTGGTCAACGTGCACGTTCAGCGCCTGCGCTCCAAGATCGAGAAGGACCCGGAGAACCCGACGATCGTGCTCACCGTGCGCGGCGTCGGGTACAAGGCCGGAGGGTCCTGAGCCCGATGCCCGCACCCGGGCCGACCGGCGGGGGCCTGCCCACGTGGTGGCGGTCCTCCCTACGGGTGCGGGTCATCACCTCCACGATGGCGCTGGGCATCGTCCTGGTGCTGCTGCTGTTCAACCTGCTCTTCGCCCAGATCGCCCAGGGGCTGGTGGGACAGGCCGTGGACACGGCGAGCCGGGACGCGGCGCAACGGGTGCGGCAGGCGCAGGAACAGTTCGACGCGATCGACCGCCGGGACAACTCCAGCCTGAACAACACCGCCTTCGACGTGGTCGGCGCCGTGGCACCCGCCGACCAGCAGACCCGGGCGGTGCTGGCCCGGTCCATCGGCAACGACCGGGAGGCGATCATCAGCACCAACACCTCCTCCGACATCGGCCTCGGGGACGTCCCGATGCAACTGCGGGAGGCGCTGGAGGCGGAGGAGGGCACCCAGCAGCTGATGGTGACCGAGGTCGAGCTGGGGGAGGGCCAGCCGATGCCCTCGGTGCTGATCGGGTCGCGGGTGGACATCCCGCGCGCCGGGGCCTACGACCTGTACCTCGTCTACCCGATGGCCCGGGAGCAGGAGACGCTCGACCTGGTCCGCCGCTGGTTCGTGGTGGGTGGCCTGGGCTTCCTGGTCCTCGTGGGGGGCGTGGCCTGGCTGGCCTCCCAGATGGTGACCGCGCCCGTCGGCCGGGCCGCCCGGGTCAGTCAGGAGCTGGCCACCGGGCGGCTCGACGAACGGCTCCCGGTCACCGGCTCGGAGGACGAGCTGGACCGGCTGGCGCTGTCGTTCAACACGATGGCCGACAGCCTGCAGAACCAGATCCGCCAGCTGGAGACGCTGTCCCAGCTGCAGCAGCGGTTCGTCTCCGACGTGTCCCACGAGCTGCGCACCCCGCTGACCACGATCCGGATGGCGGGCGAGGTGCTGCACGCGTCCCGCGACGAGTTCTCCGGTCCGGTCGCCCGGTCGGCGGAGCTGCTGTACGGCGAGCTCGGCCGGTTCGAGGAACTGCTCACCGAGCTGCTCGAGATCAGCCGCTACGACTCCGGGGCGGCCGACCTGGAGATGGACCGGGTCGACATGGTCGGCGTGGTCAACAGCGCGGTCGCCGGCGTCGCCACCCTGGCCCGGCACAGCGGGAGCACGATGACGGTGCACAGCAGCCGGCCCTCGCTCCCGGTCGACATGGACCAGCGGCGGATCTCCCGGATCCTGCGCAACCTGCTCGGCAACGCCATCGAGCACGGGGAGGGTCGGCCCATCGAGGTCGCCGTCGGTCGGGACGACCTGGCGGTGTCGGTGTCCGTCCGGGACCACGGCATCGGCCTGGACGCCGAGCAGCTGAGCCACGTCTTCGAGCGGTTCTGGCGGGCGGACTCGGCCCGGACCCGCACCACCGGCGGCACCGGGCTGGGGCTGGCCATCTCGATGGAGGACGCCAAACTGCACGGGGGGTGGCTGCAGGTGACCAGCCGGCCCGGCGAGGGCGCGCTGTTCCGGCTGACCCTGCCGCAGGCGGCGGGCAGCGTCGTGCCCGAGCCCCCGCCCCCGGTCCTGCCGCCGGCGCCGCGTCCGGCGACCGAGGCCCCGGAGCCGGACCGGACACCGGTCCGGCAGGTCACCACCCCGAGCAGGACGGAGGAGTCCCGATGAGGAAGCACCGCGCGCGGCCCCGCACCCGGCGCCGGGTCCTGGTCTCCGCGCTGGCCGCCTCGGCGGTCTTCCTGGCCGGGTGCGCCGGGTTGCCGATCGACAACACGGTCGAGCCCGGCCTCCCGGTGCTCGGGCAGGCGCAACAGGGCGTCCAGGTGATCACCGACGGCCCGGAGGACGGCATGGACCCCGGCCAGATCGTGCGGGGTTTCCTGCGGGCCAACCAGGGCTTCACCGACGACCACGACACGGCCCGGGACTACCTGACCGACGAGATGGCCGGGCAGTGGCAACCCACCTCCCAGGTCCTCGTCTACGGCGGGGACATCCAGGTGTCCACGGACGGTGACCGGGTGATGGCGCGGGTGTCGGTCGTGGGCACCGTGGACGAGGACGGCCGGCTCACCGAGACCCCCAGCGGGACGGTGCTGAACGAGTACTTCGAGATGACCCGGGTCGGCGGGCAGTGGCGGATCCAGGACCTGCCGACCAGCTTCGGGCTGTGGCTGACCCGGCCCGACTTCGAGCGGCTCTACCGGGCCCTGACCGTCAACTATGCCTCGTCCACCTCCGACGAGTTCGTGGCCGACGTGCGGTGGTTCCCCCGCTACCCCCAGGCGGCCGGGCTACCGACGGCGCTGGCCCGGGCCCAGCTGGAACCGACCCCGGAGCACCTGCGCGGTGCGGTGCGCAACGGCATACCGACCGGCCTCGACCTGGTGGCCGGCGGGGTGCCGGTCGACCCCGCGACGGGGGTGGCCACGGTCGACCTGAGCGGCCTGGGGTCCGGGAGCTCCACGGAGCAGCAGCAACTCATCTGGGCCCAGTTCGCCCGCACCCTCCGGCAGGCGCCGGGCGTCAGCGGGGTGCGGATCCAGGCCAACGGTCGGACCCTGCCGGTCGACGCCCCCGAGGAGGACTCCGTCGGGGACCCCGCCGATATCGGGTTCACCGACCCCCGGCCGGCGGTCGACTTCGCGCTGCGGCGGGTGCGTAACGAACTGACCATCGTCGACCCGGCCAACTACCGGCTGGCGGAGTACTCACCCACCGGCGGGGAGGAACTGCCCGAGCTGCCCAGCGTCCCGATCCGGTGGGTCAACCTGGCCACCGACCCGGAGGTGACCGACTTCGCCGC contains:
- the ahcY gene encoding adenosylhomocysteinase, with product MTFDYQVKDLALAPAGRHQIRLAEHEMPGLMALRERYAGSQPLAGARIAGSLHMTVQTAVLIETLVALGAQVRWASCNIFSTQDEAAAAVVVGPGGTAEDPQGVPVFAWKGETLPEYWWCTTQILDWPGDEGPNMILDDGGDATLLVHKGKEWEAAGAVPTATEEDPEEYQVILQTVRETLESQPQRWTTIAEGIKGVTEETTTGVHRLYQLHEAGELLFPAINVNDAVTKSKFDNKYGCRHSLLDGINRATDVLIGGKVAVVCGYGDVGKGCAEALAGQGARVIVTEVDPICALQAAMEGYQVARLEDVVDKADFFVTTTGCKDVITAEHMLAMKDKAIVGNIGHFDNEIDMAGLARVPGVQRTEIKPQVHEWTLPAQGADAPSGERDERSIIVLSEGRLLNLGNATGHPSFVMSNSFANQTLAQIELFTRPEEYPLGVHVLPKQLDEEVARLHLEALGAELTELTKEQAEYLGVDVAGPYKPDHYRY
- a CDS encoding LpqB family beta-propeller domain-containing protein, which gives rise to MRKHRARPRTRRRVLVSALAASAVFLAGCAGLPIDNTVEPGLPVLGQAQQGVQVITDGPEDGMDPGQIVRGFLRANQGFTDDHDTARDYLTDEMAGQWQPTSQVLVYGGDIQVSTDGDRVMARVSVVGTVDEDGRLTETPSGTVLNEYFEMTRVGGQWRIQDLPTSFGLWLTRPDFERLYRALTVNYASSTSDEFVADVRWFPRYPQAAGLPTALARAQLEPTPEHLRGAVRNGIPTGLDLVAGGVPVDPATGVATVDLSGLGSGSSTEQQQLIWAQFARTLRQAPGVSGVRIQANGRTLPVDAPEEDSVGDPADIGFTDPRPAVDFALRRVRNELTIVDPANYRLAEYSPTGGEELPELPSVPIRWVNLATDPEVTDFAAVSIDRETVWRWRAGNEQEMRQIGTELTGPSFDGAGHFWIAGASGERPRVWVVDLSVSLNQAVARPVEAEWLTERWQVLDFEVAPGGQQALIHLRDRVSGREELGLTGIVRTGDGDPDDAGDPVSLTEPEPLAPTLQTVTSVGWLNPLTLVALGQRREDTVVTPFLVPVGGFLEPFAPIPGDTPTAIRGVPGDEEVVLVLTEQGRIYLPEASTWETYRPGDDLVIPGH
- the mtrA gene encoding MtrAB system response regulator MtrA, which gives rise to MNPKVLVVDDDQALAEMLGIVLRKEGLDVAHCADGGRAVAMFREFRPDLVLLDVMLPSMSGVEVCRHLRAESGVPIVMLTARTDTRDVVAGLEAGADDYVVKPFKPQELLARIRARLRRTESNQTEQLRVGDIVIDVAGHTVKRDGETLPLTPLEFDLLVALASRPNQVFDRESLLEKVWGYRHAGDTRLVNVHVQRLRSKIEKDPENPTIVLTVRGVGYKAGGS
- a CDS encoding kynureninase, which encodes MSATDEPTAWDWADAAARLDREDPLGSYAEQFETAEGVVAYFDGNSLGRPVRGVADRMAAFVREDWGTRLIRNWDEAWMRWPEETGDLVAAAALGAAPGQTVVADSTTVLLYKMLRALADAQVAADPQRTEIVVDTDNFPTDRYVAEGIAAERGMRLVWIEADPATGVTQEQVAQVVGGRTAVVLLSHVAYRSGYLADAPAITTAVHAAGGLVLWDLCHSAGSVPVELDAWQVDAAVGCTYKYLNGGPGSPAFAYLAQRHQATVRQPVQGWMGRRDPFLMGPGYEPAPGVRSLVSGTPPVVAMVPVRAGVQMLAEAGIGAVREKSLALTDFAWDIVASWPAELGVSIASPREHECRGGHITIRRHDFAEVNRELWQRGVIPDFREPDGLRLGLAPLSTTFAEVAAGLAVVRGLIGP
- a CDS encoding mycothione reductase; amino-acid sequence: MTDFDLVIIGSGSGNSLVTPDFDGSRVAVVERGTFGGTCLNVGCIPTKMFVYAADVATTIREASRYGVDATLDGVRWQDIRDRVFGRIDPISAGGRDYRVDGPNTTAYLGQATFTGPGQLEVEITQPGGEHAVGQRVPITGKQIVLAAGSRAVVPDVFTDSGVPFHTSDTIMRIEELPGSLAIVGGGFIAAEFAHVFSALGVRVHQIARGDALLRHLDTEISQRFTEQARQQWDVRLNTQVTGLSEQDGGTVLALSDGTELAVDQLLVAVGRVPNSDGMGLDLAGVEVHDDGRIKVDEFGRTAAQGVWSLGDASSPYQLKHVANHEARAVAHNLVHPEDLRAFDHRYVPSAVFTHPQIATVGLTEDEARAAGYRVSVKVQNYGDTAYGWAMEDTTGIAKLVGDADTGRILGAHLMGPHASSLIQPLIQAMSFDQPAQAVARGQYWIHPALAEVVENALLGLQSS
- the mtrB gene encoding MtrAB system histidine kinase MtrB, with translation MPAPGPTGGGLPTWWRSSLRVRVITSTMALGIVLVLLLFNLLFAQIAQGLVGQAVDTASRDAAQRVRQAQEQFDAIDRRDNSSLNNTAFDVVGAVAPADQQTRAVLARSIGNDREAIISTNTSSDIGLGDVPMQLREALEAEEGTQQLMVTEVELGEGQPMPSVLIGSRVDIPRAGAYDLYLVYPMAREQETLDLVRRWFVVGGLGFLVLVGGVAWLASQMVTAPVGRAARVSQELATGRLDERLPVTGSEDELDRLALSFNTMADSLQNQIRQLETLSQLQQRFVSDVSHELRTPLTTIRMAGEVLHASRDEFSGPVARSAELLYGELGRFEELLTELLEISRYDSGAADLEMDRVDMVGVVNSAVAGVATLARHSGSTMTVHSSRPSLPVDMDQRRISRILRNLLGNAIEHGEGRPIEVAVGRDDLAVSVSVRDHGIGLDAEQLSHVFERFWRADSARTRTTGGTGLGLAISMEDAKLHGGWLQVTSRPGEGALFRLTLPQAAGSVVPEPPPPVLPPAPRPATEAPEPDRTPVRQVTTPSRTEESR